One genomic window of Sulfurovum lithotrophicum includes the following:
- the lpxC gene encoding UDP-3-O-acyl-N-acetylglucosamine deacetylase, whose amino-acid sequence MQQRTIQKAVEVIGIGLHKGEPIRLRLEPLAANAGIVFYREDLALSIPLSPDAVIDTRMATVIGSEKGFISTIEHFLSAIYAYGIDNMRVVVDGNEMPIMDGSSISFCLLLDEAGIKELDVPKKVIRVKKAVEIKEGDKFVRLLPSEKATFDFRIKFDHPVIGEQSERFEFGTHNFIEEIARARTFGFAKDIQYLQSQNLALGATLQNAIGLDDHKVLNPEGLRFENEFARHKILDAMGDMMVSGHNILAKYESFAGSHNLNYRLTSKLLSDSRNYEFVAVEALQSRAFAKSFA is encoded by the coding sequence ATGCAGCAACGTACTATTCAAAAAGCTGTCGAAGTCATCGGTATCGGCCTGCATAAAGGTGAACCTATCAGGCTGAGACTCGAACCGCTCGCTGCAAATGCAGGTATTGTTTTTTACCGTGAAGATCTTGCCTTAAGTATCCCGCTCTCTCCCGATGCTGTCATCGATACGCGTATGGCTACGGTCATAGGCAGTGAAAAAGGCTTCATCTCCACGATCGAACATTTTCTTTCAGCCATATATGCCTATGGGATAGACAATATGCGTGTGGTAGTAGATGGGAATGAAATGCCCATCATGGACGGTTCGTCCATCTCCTTCTGTCTGCTCCTCGATGAAGCGGGTATAAAGGAACTGGATGTTCCCAAAAAGGTCATTCGTGTCAAAAAAGCCGTCGAGATCAAAGAGGGTGACAAATTTGTCCGCCTCCTGCCCTCCGAGAAAGCTACTTTTGATTTCAGAATTAAGTTTGACCACCCGGTCATCGGGGAACAGAGTGAACGCTTTGAATTCGGTACCCATAATTTCATCGAAGAGATCGCCAGAGCAAGGACCTTCGGCTTTGCCAAAGACATCCAGTATCTGCAAAGCCAGAACCTGGCACTTGGGGCGACCCTGCAGAATGCCATCGGCTTGGACGACCATAAGGTACTCAACCCAGAAGGGCTTCGTTTCGAGAACGAATTTGCCAGACACAAGATCCTTGATGCCATGGGAGATATGATGGTTTCGGGACACAACATTCTTGCAAAGTATGAATCATTCGCCGGCAGCCATAACCTGAACTACAGACTCACCTCCAAACTGCTTTCAGACAGTAGAAATTACGAGTTCGTTGCGGTCGAAGCGTTACAAAGCAGGGCTTTTGCAAAATCCTTCGCATAA
- the hsrA gene encoding homeostatic response regulator transcription factor HsrA, whose amino-acid sequence MRVLIIEEDKILGNTLEKVLVENNYQCDLAENMGDAKYYLDIRNYDLVLIGWGTGKPNTALIADIKKEAHKTSVIILSEDPSKETEIEALRSGADDFIRKPIDEDILLIRIEAKLRFGISNIIEIEELIINPEEEKIIYQGNEIELKGKPFEVLTHLAMHKDQIVSKEQLLDAIWEEPELVTPNVIEVAINQIRQKMDKPLDITTIETVRRRGYRFCFPKKIS is encoded by the coding sequence ATGAGAGTATTGATCATTGAAGAAGACAAGATCCTGGGCAACACTCTGGAGAAAGTACTTGTAGAGAACAATTACCAGTGTGATCTGGCTGAGAACATGGGTGATGCCAAATACTACCTCGATATCCGTAACTACGATCTCGTACTGATAGGATGGGGTACAGGCAAACCTAATACCGCGCTCATTGCAGATATCAAAAAAGAGGCACACAAGACTTCCGTCATTATTCTCTCGGAAGATCCAAGCAAAGAGACTGAAATAGAGGCGCTTCGTTCCGGTGCAGACGATTTCATCCGCAAACCGATCGACGAGGATATACTGCTCATCCGTATCGAAGCCAAACTGCGCTTCGGCATTTCCAACATTATCGAGATCGAAGAGCTAATCATTAACCCGGAAGAAGAGAAGATCATTTACCAGGGAAATGAGATAGAGCTCAAGGGAAAACCCTTCGAAGTATTGACACACCTTGCTATGCATAAAGACCAGATCGTTTCCAAAGAGCAATTGCTCGATGCTATCTGGGAAGAACCAGAACTTGTTACCCCCAATGTCATTGAGGTCGCCATTAACCAGATCCGCCAGAAGATGGACAAACCACTTGACATCACTACCATTGAAACAGTTAGAAGACGCGGCTACAGATTCTGTTTTCCCAAAAAAATATCCTAA
- the plsY gene encoding glycerol-3-phosphate 1-O-acyltransferase PlsY encodes MNINLILYLSAYLIAGIPFGYLLAKQFAGVDIKNAGSGNIGATNVLRVVKEKDPKLAKKLGAATLFLDAIKGIIVILVAKMLGAPESVLWTIAVLSVVGHCFSAFLMFEGGKGVATGFGVLLVMMPIPALIAIVVWLAAGKGLKISSLSSLIALTAFIIASYILYPVVPGIGSHAPIWIIAIIIFYKHIPNIVRLFKHEEAKV; translated from the coding sequence ATGAACATCAATCTTATCCTCTACCTCTCGGCCTATCTCATTGCAGGCATCCCTTTCGGTTACCTGCTGGCAAAACAGTTCGCCGGTGTGGATATCAAAAATGCGGGAAGCGGGAACATCGGTGCAACGAACGTACTGCGTGTCGTCAAAGAGAAAGATCCCAAACTTGCCAAAAAGCTCGGGGCAGCCACACTCTTCCTTGATGCGATCAAGGGGATCATCGTCATCCTTGTCGCCAAGATGCTCGGTGCCCCGGAAAGCGTCCTCTGGACGATAGCTGTTCTCTCTGTCGTAGGCCACTGCTTCTCTGCTTTTCTCATGTTCGAAGGTGGCAAAGGCGTAGCGACAGGTTTTGGCGTACTGCTGGTCATGATGCCGATCCCGGCCCTTATTGCCATTGTTGTCTGGCTCGCAGCAGGCAAAGGGTTGAAGATCTCTTCTCTCTCTTCTCTCATTGCACTGACAGCATTTATCATCGCTTCGTACATCCTCTACCCTGTCGTACCGGGGATCGGTTCACATGCCCCTATCTGGATCATCGCTATTATCATCTTTTACAAACATATTCCCAACATTGTCCGTCTTTTCAAGCACGAGGAGGCCAAAGTCTAA
- a CDS encoding YfhL family 4Fe-4S dicluster ferredoxin, whose translation MALLITDECIACDACREECPNEAIEENDPIYIIDADRCTECVGHFDEPQCIAVCPVDCIISDPDNVENIEELKFKYKKLQEEE comes from the coding sequence ATGGCGCTTTTAATAACTGATGAATGTATAGCATGTGACGCGTGTAGAGAAGAGTGTCCCAACGAGGCGATCGAAGAGAATGACCCAATTTATATTATAGATGCAGACCGCTGTACCGAGTGCGTAGGACATTTCGATGAACCGCAGTGTATCGCTGTGTGCCCGGTAGACTGCATTATCTCTGACCCGGACAATGTCGAGAACATTGAAGAACTGAAATTCAAATATAAAAAACTGCAGGAAGAAGAGTAG
- a CDS encoding DHH family phosphoesterase, with translation MMTDSGNLPYDEAQKLIEEADSITILSHLNPDPDAIGTALGIYNILKESKRKRVEVVNASNELPRYLDFLAGFEKIKTKMEYGKSLIIACDCANLERLGFDLKGRQILNIDHHRSNEGYGTLNVVLPEYASSSQVAFELFKKHYAISAKSAECLYAALLSDTRYFTTSSVTARVFEVAREMVEIGVDPARVAYHFTQRRSLASFRILQRALKSLKLYSDARIAVLYVTKEDIAATGATVPDMDGIVDYARSLATVEVAVFLMELKEGIRVSFRSKGIDVNVIAADFGGGGHKVAAGVTFKAGNLQEIIDTIVLKIQETGLKNGKEKT, from the coding sequence ATGATGACTGATAGCGGAAACCTCCCTTATGATGAAGCACAAAAACTGATAGAAGAAGCGGACTCTATTACCATACTCTCCCATCTCAACCCTGATCCTGATGCTATCGGAACAGCATTGGGTATTTACAATATCCTGAAAGAATCGAAGAGAAAAAGAGTGGAGGTTGTGAACGCTTCGAACGAACTGCCGCGCTATCTTGATTTTCTGGCAGGATTTGAAAAGATCAAAACAAAAATGGAATACGGGAAGAGTCTGATCATTGCCTGTGACTGTGCAAACCTGGAGCGGCTTGGGTTTGACCTTAAAGGACGGCAGATACTCAATATCGACCATCATCGCAGCAATGAGGGGTACGGGACGCTCAATGTGGTCCTGCCGGAGTACGCTTCCTCTTCCCAGGTTGCATTTGAACTTTTTAAAAAGCATTATGCGATCTCTGCGAAGAGTGCAGAGTGTTTGTATGCCGCACTGCTTTCGGATACACGCTATTTCACCACCTCTTCAGTGACAGCCCGTGTCTTTGAAGTGGCCAGAGAGATGGTAGAGATCGGGGTGGATCCTGCGAGAGTGGCCTACCACTTCACTCAGAGACGCTCTCTTGCCTCATTTCGTATTCTGCAGCGGGCGCTGAAAAGTTTGAAACTTTACAGCGATGCCCGTATCGCCGTACTCTATGTGACCAAAGAAGATATCGCCGCAACGGGTGCGACTGTACCCGATATGGATGGGATTGTGGACTATGCCCGTTCTCTGGCGACTGTGGAAGTGGCAGTCTTCCTGATGGAGCTCAAAGAGGGGATCAGAGTCTCTTTCCGCAGCAAAGGAATCGATGTCAACGTCATTGCCGCCGACTTTGGCGGCGGTGGGCATAAAGTAGCCGCAGGTGTGACCTTTAAAGCAGGTAACTTACAAGAAATAATAGATACAATAGTATTAAAAATTCAAGAAACAGGATTGAAAAATGGCAAAGAAAAGACGTAG
- the nadA gene encoding quinolinate synthase NadA: MGIDYKAEIERLKQELPVTVVAHYYQRDEVFEMADITGDSLELARKCKADENPWVVFCGVGFMGQSVKVIAPEKRVLMPKIACCAMARMIDGSYFDDSIDYMVKHGIEKENILPITYINSDATVKAKVGEMGGMVCTSSNAFKIIEKGLESGKKILFVPDRCLGQNFAIQMGLKSCVIGEGECDPKEADVICFNGFCSVHQLFTLDDIEFYRNKFPGIKIAVHPECDPKIVAAADFSGSTSQLIKYVSELDPEQKVAVGTEYNLVNRMRKKNTYVLSSTKPECPTMNETTLEDLYNTLKSIEDDQPINEIVVDPHTVKYANLALERMLEIK; encoded by the coding sequence ATGGGCATAGATTATAAAGCAGAGATAGAGCGACTCAAGCAGGAACTTCCTGTCACCGTGGTTGCACACTACTATCAGAGGGATGAAGTTTTTGAGATGGCGGATATTACCGGGGACAGTCTTGAACTGGCACGCAAATGTAAAGCGGACGAGAATCCCTGGGTAGTCTTCTGCGGTGTCGGTTTTATGGGGCAGAGCGTCAAGGTGATCGCACCGGAAAAACGTGTTTTGATGCCAAAGATCGCCTGCTGTGCAATGGCGCGTATGATCGATGGAAGTTATTTTGACGATTCGATCGATTATATGGTGAAACATGGCATTGAAAAAGAGAATATACTGCCTATTACCTACATCAACTCTGATGCGACGGTCAAAGCGAAGGTCGGAGAGATGGGAGGGATGGTCTGTACCTCCTCCAACGCCTTCAAGATCATCGAAAAAGGTCTGGAGAGCGGCAAGAAGATCCTCTTTGTTCCCGACAGATGTCTCGGGCAGAATTTTGCTATACAAATGGGGTTGAAATCCTGCGTGATCGGTGAGGGTGAATGTGACCCCAAAGAGGCCGATGTCATCTGTTTCAACGGTTTCTGTTCCGTACACCAGCTCTTTACCCTGGACGATATCGAATTCTACCGCAACAAATTTCCGGGCATCAAGATAGCAGTACACCCGGAGTGTGATCCCAAGATAGTAGCTGCCGCAGATTTTTCAGGTTCGACCTCCCAGCTCATCAAGTATGTCTCCGAGCTTGACCCGGAACAGAAAGTGGCGGTGGGAACGGAATACAACCTGGTCAACCGCATGCGAAAGAAGAATACCTATGTCCTCTCGTCCACCAAACCGGAGTGCCCGACGATGAACGAAACGACACTCGAAGATCTCTACAATACCCTCAAATCCATCGAGGACGATCAGCCGATCAACGAGATCGTGGTGGACCCGCATACGGTCAAGTATGCCAACCTTGCACTCGAGAGAATGCTGGAAATTAAATAG
- the pta gene encoding phosphate acetyltransferase: MQHASIYIASTEPQSGTMIIAIGFMEMLKGRYTNVAFFRPVIPDRKEDETHIGFMREHFGLKIPYEACYGFTESEVIQAFADDREETFFEELMAKVDKLHREYDFVMMDGYPRNRFASTFDFDINLKIAKNLGTAFIPVINAWKKNSDEIINEIQIITEAIKTESCGELATFVNRCDEDCMETLLQEVENSGKEKQVYILPEVKEVDTPTLRQIVKTLDAKMILGEEEQLNHLVRSTKIVAMGVENYLKRIADEDLIIVPADRNDIILASLTSYAAKNHPNIVGMILSGGIEPSNTIIDLIKDFSTSAPIPIFTIHSDSYETAIAVAEVRAKISPEDTDKITLVKALFDKYVDKERIAQKFRQSQNNVMTPLMFQYSLFEQARSLRKRILLPESDDERILKATAILLQRDIVDIILLGEEESIHHRAAQLRVDISKAQIMEPAKSGLIEKFSRQFQTLRASKGLTLNAAKDAMEHRNYFATMMLYNGMADGMVSGATHTTADTIRPALQIIKTKPGISIVSSIFFMLLDTKVLVYGDCAVNLDPNAEQLAHIAISSADTAAQFGIEPRVAMLSYSTGDSGSGPDVEKVREATRIAQKMRPDMLIEGPIQYDAAIDMKVARKKLPNSKVAGRATVFIFPDLNTGNNTYKAVQRSTGAIAIGPILQGLKLPVNDLSRGCLVDDIVNTVAITAVQAQHLERS, encoded by the coding sequence ATGCAACATGCCAGCATCTACATCGCTTCCACGGAACCCCAGTCGGGCACAATGATCATTGCTATAGGCTTCATGGAGATGCTGAAAGGGCGCTATACCAATGTCGCTTTTTTCCGCCCCGTCATTCCTGACCGAAAAGAAGATGAGACCCACATCGGTTTCATGCGTGAACATTTCGGGCTGAAAATCCCCTATGAAGCCTGTTATGGATTCACTGAGTCAGAGGTCATCCAGGCCTTTGCAGATGACCGTGAAGAGACATTCTTTGAAGAGCTTATGGCCAAAGTGGATAAGCTGCACAGGGAGTATGATTTTGTTATGATGGATGGGTATCCGAGAAATCGGTTTGCCTCTACCTTTGATTTCGATATCAACCTCAAGATCGCCAAAAATCTCGGTACGGCTTTTATCCCTGTGATCAATGCCTGGAAAAAGAACAGTGATGAGATCATCAATGAGATCCAGATCATCACAGAGGCCATAAAAACCGAAAGCTGCGGCGAACTTGCCACCTTTGTCAACCGCTGTGATGAGGACTGTATGGAAACCCTACTGCAGGAAGTAGAAAATTCAGGAAAAGAGAAACAGGTCTATATTCTCCCCGAGGTGAAGGAAGTCGATACACCTACACTGCGTCAGATCGTCAAAACACTCGATGCCAAAATGATCTTGGGAGAAGAAGAGCAGCTCAACCATTTGGTGCGCAGCACTAAGATCGTGGCGATGGGTGTAGAAAACTATCTCAAGCGCATTGCGGACGAGGACCTCATCATCGTACCCGCAGACCGTAATGACATCATACTGGCTTCTCTCACCTCCTATGCAGCAAAGAATCATCCCAACATCGTCGGAATGATACTCAGTGGAGGTATAGAACCCAGCAATACCATTATCGATCTGATCAAGGATTTTTCCACTTCTGCTCCTATTCCCATTTTTACCATACACAGTGACAGCTATGAAACAGCAATTGCAGTGGCGGAGGTTCGGGCAAAGATCAGTCCCGAAGACACAGACAAGATCACGCTGGTCAAAGCGCTCTTCGACAAATATGTCGACAAAGAGAGAATAGCCCAGAAATTCAGACAGAGCCAAAACAATGTAATGACACCCCTCATGTTCCAGTACAGCCTTTTTGAACAGGCACGTTCCTTACGCAAGCGCATCCTCCTGCCAGAAAGTGATGATGAGCGTATCCTCAAAGCCACAGCCATCCTCTTACAGAGAGATATCGTTGATATCATTCTGCTCGGAGAGGAAGAGAGCATTCATCATCGAGCGGCACAGCTCAGAGTCGATATTTCAAAAGCACAGATCATGGAGCCGGCCAAAAGTGGACTGATTGAAAAGTTCTCCCGGCAGTTCCAAACGCTCCGTGCCTCCAAGGGACTGACACTTAATGCCGCCAAAGATGCCATGGAGCACAGGAACTATTTTGCCACGATGATGCTTTACAACGGTATGGCGGACGGTATGGTCTCAGGAGCAACGCATACCACAGCCGACACCATCCGTCCTGCCCTGCAGATCATCAAAACAAAACCCGGTATTTCCATCGTCTCAAGCATATTTTTTATGCTGCTCGATACCAAAGTACTGGTCTATGGTGACTGTGCTGTTAACCTCGACCCCAATGCCGAACAGCTTGCGCACATAGCCATTTCCTCGGCAGATACCGCTGCACAGTTCGGCATAGAACCACGGGTCGCCATGCTTTCCTACTCTACGGGGGATTCAGGGAGCGGTCCTGATGTCGAAAAGGTAAGGGAAGCAACAAGAATAGCCCAGAAGATGCGCCCTGACATGCTTATCGAAGGGCCCATACAGTACGATGCCGCCATCGATATGAAGGTTGCCAGAAAGAAACTGCCAAACAGCAAGGTTGCCGGCCGTGCAACCGTATTCATCTTCCCAGATCTCAATACAGGAAACAACACCTACAAAGCGGTGCAGCGTTCCACAGGTGCCATTGCTATCGGTCCCATTCTACAGGGGCTGAAACTTCCTGTCAATGACCTCAGCCGCGGCTGTCTGGTCGATGACATCGTCAACACTGTCGCCATTACTGCCGTACAGGCACAGCATCTGGAGAGATCATGA
- a CDS encoding Ppx/GppA phosphatase family protein, whose amino-acid sequence MAKRTAIIDIGSNSARLVIFERSSHYGFHLICEQKSKVRIGEGAYEKEGYLQPAGIERAFLALQSFIYTIHKYQVRKTICVATSALRDAPNGNLFVKWIKKELGLHIKVINGKEEAKLGAIAANNLLPLNDAITIDIGGGSSDIALIENGRIIDTHSLDLGTVRLKELFFDKECSVKESNMHAKAFIHQELEKLPAKFRHSVAVGIGGTARALSKGVMKRSKHPLDKLHAFTYEVKAWRNYFDAIPRSSAKGLKKFNLKKSRYDTIREGTLIFSEILSRLGTQKVVSSAVGVREGVFLEQMLRNEGLAFPKDINPSVTSILDRFHPLIKLEQKNRGKLKIASRLYKVMQKEIKDDRRYKNELTWALKLSYIGEILNVYNSHETAFYIAIQELNYGFTHEEIVLVSSLLRIHGRELLYQPLVEEYSVILPEKKTLLWLSFIYTLTVFLHETSHSAQIDFGYKDKTLTITSDQPLYLAKEKIRKLEKPVPFAIIIKDRNKIPKNKALGIS is encoded by the coding sequence ATGGCCAAACGGACCGCGATCATCGATATCGGTTCCAACTCGGCCAGGCTGGTCATTTTTGAAAGGAGTAGCCATTACGGCTTCCATCTCATCTGTGAACAGAAATCAAAGGTACGTATAGGCGAAGGGGCTTATGAAAAAGAGGGCTACCTCCAGCCTGCCGGCATAGAACGTGCTTTTCTTGCACTTCAGTCTTTCATCTATACCATCCATAAATATCAGGTACGCAAAACGATCTGTGTGGCGACCTCCGCACTTCGTGATGCACCCAACGGAAATCTATTTGTCAAGTGGATCAAAAAAGAACTTGGGCTCCATATCAAGGTCATCAACGGGAAAGAGGAAGCCAAACTCGGTGCAATCGCCGCGAACAACCTGCTTCCCCTCAATGATGCCATTACCATCGATATCGGCGGAGGCTCTTCCGATATCGCCCTGATCGAGAATGGACGCATTATTGATACCCATTCTCTCGATCTCGGTACCGTCCGCCTTAAAGAACTCTTCTTTGACAAAGAGTGTTCTGTTAAAGAGAGCAATATGCATGCCAAAGCATTCATACATCAGGAGCTTGAAAAACTGCCTGCCAAGTTCAGGCATAGTGTAGCTGTCGGCATAGGCGGTACGGCAAGGGCACTCAGCAAAGGGGTCATGAAACGCAGTAAGCATCCTCTGGACAAACTGCACGCCTTTACCTATGAGGTTAAAGCATGGAGGAACTATTTCGATGCCATTCCCAGAAGCTCTGCCAAAGGCCTTAAAAAATTCAACCTGAAAAAGAGCCGCTACGATACTATCCGTGAGGGGACTTTGATCTTTAGCGAGATCCTTTCTCGTCTCGGTACCCAAAAAGTAGTCAGTAGTGCGGTTGGAGTACGTGAAGGTGTTTTTCTCGAACAAATGCTCAGAAACGAAGGCCTTGCTTTCCCCAAAGATATCAATCCTAGCGTTACCTCTATCCTGGACCGTTTTCATCCTCTCATCAAACTGGAACAGAAGAACCGTGGAAAACTGAAGATCGCCTCAAGACTCTACAAGGTCATGCAAAAAGAGATCAAAGATGACAGACGTTATAAAAATGAGCTCACCTGGGCACTGAAACTCTCCTATATCGGAGAAATACTCAATGTATACAACTCTCATGAAACAGCCTTTTATATTGCTATACAGGAGTTGAACTACGGATTCACCCATGAAGAGATAGTCCTTGTCTCCTCACTGCTGCGTATACACGGTAGAGAGCTACTCTACCAACCGCTTGTCGAGGAATACAGTGTGATTCTTCCTGAAAAAAAGACCCTTCTCTGGCTTAGTTTCATCTATACACTAACCGTATTTCTGCATGAAACGTCACACTCCGCACAGATCGATTTCGGCTATAAAGACAAAACATTGACGATCACATCGGACCAACCACTCTATCTGGCAAAAGAGAAGATCAGAAAACTTGAAAAGCCTGTACCTTTCGCCATCATCATCAAAGACAGAAATAAAATACCTAAAAACAAAGCATTGGGAATATCCTGA
- a CDS encoding M23 family metallopeptidase, translated as MAKKRRSGNIANKIFSLLLLVGIAAGAWYVYTAPEFERVKPQIESEKHVFWNRKEPLKVKVTDNVGLNSYEVKLSDGTKSVILDQGFFNQGTKEALIKVKYPKGKVFDPKAKEYRLTVTVGDRSMWNMMEGNRATKTVDVTMDYKRPNVNILANSRMINQGGSALVVFQADDENMDELYVLANKNRFKVQPYKKEGYYAALIAWPFKDESFDAKIVATDLAGNRREVHIPYYHGNPRYKTSYIKATDKFINGKITDLASSDPEYADITDKLEKLKAINETMRLKNEVLIHKKSKPVSDEMVDNWKIKKFYPLRNGKKVASFGDHRYYYYGKKDNVVSESYHVGYDLASNSMADIKVSNSGKVVFAEDNGIYGNMLLIDHGLGLYTLYGHCSKFLVNEGDEVHAGQAIAKTGMTGLALGDHLHFGILVQGIEVRPIEWFDKSWINKFINKPFKQADAIISPPVTKGG; from the coding sequence ATGGCAAAGAAAAGACGTAGCGGAAATATTGCGAACAAGATATTTTCCCTGCTGCTGCTGGTCGGGATAGCCGCAGGTGCCTGGTATGTCTATACAGCACCGGAGTTCGAACGGGTCAAACCACAGATCGAAAGTGAAAAGCATGTGTTCTGGAACAGAAAAGAACCACTCAAGGTCAAAGTAACGGACAATGTCGGTCTAAATTCCTATGAGGTCAAACTCTCTGACGGGACTAAAAGCGTGATACTCGACCAGGGCTTTTTCAACCAGGGGACCAAAGAAGCGCTCATAAAGGTGAAATACCCCAAAGGAAAAGTGTTTGATCCCAAAGCAAAAGAATACAGGCTGACCGTGACGGTAGGCGACAGAAGTATGTGGAATATGATGGAGGGGAATAGAGCGACAAAAACGGTTGATGTGACAATGGATTATAAAAGGCCCAATGTCAATATCCTTGCCAATTCCCGTATGATAAACCAGGGCGGTTCCGCACTGGTGGTCTTCCAGGCGGATGATGAAAATATGGATGAGCTGTATGTACTTGCCAACAAGAACAGGTTCAAAGTACAGCCGTACAAAAAAGAGGGCTATTATGCCGCCCTGATCGCCTGGCCGTTCAAAGATGAGAGTTTCGATGCAAAGATCGTGGCAACGGACCTGGCAGGAAACAGACGTGAAGTGCATATTCCTTATTATCACGGTAACCCAAGATACAAGACTTCGTACATCAAAGCGACCGATAAATTCATCAACGGCAAGATCACCGATCTGGCTTCAAGTGATCCTGAATATGCCGATATCACTGACAAACTTGAAAAACTCAAAGCGATCAATGAGACTATGCGCCTGAAAAATGAAGTACTGATACACAAAAAGAGCAAACCTGTCTCAGATGAGATGGTTGACAACTGGAAGATCAAAAAGTTCTATCCACTGAGAAACGGGAAGAAAGTGGCAAGTTTCGGTGACCACCGTTACTATTATTACGGCAAGAAAGATAATGTTGTTTCGGAATCCTACCATGTAGGGTATGACCTGGCAAGCAACAGTATGGCAGATATCAAAGTATCCAACTCCGGAAAAGTGGTCTTTGCCGAAGATAACGGTATTTACGGGAATATGCTCCTGATCGACCATGGTCTCGGTCTCTATACGCTTTATGGGCACTGTTCGAAGTTCCTGGTCAATGAGGGTGATGAGGTGCATGCAGGGCAGGCCATAGCCAAAACTGGAATGACCGGGCTTGCTTTGGGTGACCATCTGCATTTTGGTATACTGGTCCAAGGTATAGAGGTCAGGCCGATCGAATGGTTCGACAAGTCATGGATCAACAAATTCATCAACAAACCTTTCAAGCAGGCTGATGCTATTATTTCTCCACCGGTAACAAAAGGAGGCTAA
- the nadC gene encoding carboxylating nicotinate-nucleotide diphosphorylase encodes MLKKRFIEALVSEDIGRGDLFSRISESRDIRAYLIAKSDGVFGGREYVEVLADMYDLALSWDIRDGEPFKKGHKLLLVSGDSKRILSLERSMLDMVLHASSIATLTAQYVKAIEGTGVKLLDTRKTRPLLREFEKYAVRCGGGLNHRMGLDDCLMLKDTHLKTIDDLDAFMQEVRQKIPFTSKVEIECESLEMVKKAMQAGADIVMCDNMSLEETGEVVAYRNESYPHILLEASGNVTLETITQIAATGVDAISSGSIIHQANWIDLSMKVE; translated from the coding sequence ATGTTAAAAAAAAGATTTATAGAAGCCTTGGTTTCCGAAGATATCGGACGGGGGGACCTTTTTTCCCGTATCAGCGAGAGCAGGGATATCCGCGCCTATCTTATTGCCAAAAGTGATGGAGTGTTTGGGGGTCGGGAGTATGTTGAAGTATTGGCCGATATGTATGACCTGGCACTGAGTTGGGATATCAGGGATGGTGAGCCTTTTAAAAAAGGGCACAAACTGCTTCTGGTCAGTGGAGACTCCAAGCGCATTCTCTCTCTGGAGCGTTCCATGCTCGATATGGTACTGCACGCCTCTTCCATTGCTACACTGACGGCACAGTATGTCAAAGCAATTGAAGGTACGGGTGTCAAACTGCTTGATACAAGAAAAACGCGACCGCTGCTGCGTGAATTTGAAAAATATGCAGTACGGTGCGGAGGGGGACTGAACCACCGTATGGGACTGGACGACTGTCTGATGCTCAAAGATACCCACCTCAAGACTATCGATGATCTGGATGCATTTATGCAGGAAGTACGGCAGAAGATTCCTTTTACCTCAAAAGTCGAAATTGAGTGTGAGAGTCTGGAGATGGTCAAAAAGGCAATGCAGGCAGGTGCAGATATAGTAATGTGTGACAATATGAGTCTTGAAGAGACAGGGGAAGTAGTGGCTTACAGAAATGAGAGCTACCCGCACATCCTGCTTGAGGCCAGTGGGAACGTTACACTTGAGACTATCACCCAAATCGCTGCTACAGGAGTAGATGCGATCTCTTCAGGATCTATCATCCATCAGGCCAACTGGATCGACCTTTCGATGAAAGTCGAATAG
- a CDS encoding dihydroneopterin aldolase, with product MTIHIEALTLDIIIGLLDFEREHTQRVIIDMTADYAYNEESFVDYGDIVILIEKELKEKRYELLEEALLGLKSIITSTYPQITDLTLKITKPNILPQCHVALSNHWILN from the coding sequence ATGACCATCCATATTGAAGCACTGACGCTCGATATCATTATCGGCCTTCTTGATTTTGAACGCGAACATACACAGAGGGTTATTATCGATATGACAGCGGACTATGCCTACAATGAAGAGAGTTTTGTCGACTATGGCGATATTGTCATATTGATAGAAAAAGAGCTCAAAGAGAAGCGCTACGAACTGCTCGAGGAAGCCCTCCTTGGCCTGAAAAGCATTATCACATCTACCTACCCACAGATAACGGATCTTACACTGAAGATCACAAAACCGAACATCCTTCCCCAATGCCATGTTGCCCTGAGTAACCACTGGATTTTGAACTGA